One Bradyrhizobium zhanjiangense DNA segment encodes these proteins:
- a CDS encoding nitroreductase family protein, whose translation MSMLERPSMSVDEAIRRRRSVRGFLSREVPEAILREVFALAQWSPSNCNVQPWVPHVVSGDRLKRLRDALVAAGMRDEPIKPDWPADGKFTGVYRERQVGAAQALYGAMGVARSDAVGRKLAYVRNHAFFDAPTPSSSSCPSRSIRARPLISACTRKP comes from the coding sequence ATGAGCATGCTGGAACGACCGTCGATGAGCGTCGATGAAGCGATCCGCCGGCGACGTTCCGTGCGCGGCTTCTTATCCCGCGAGGTGCCCGAGGCGATCCTTCGCGAGGTCTTCGCGCTGGCGCAATGGTCGCCATCGAACTGCAACGTGCAGCCGTGGGTCCCTCACGTGGTGTCGGGAGACAGGCTCAAACGGCTTCGTGACGCGCTCGTTGCGGCGGGAATGCGCGACGAGCCGATCAAGCCGGATTGGCCGGCCGACGGCAAGTTCACGGGAGTCTATCGCGAACGGCAGGTCGGTGCCGCGCAGGCGCTTTATGGCGCGATGGGTGTGGCGCGAAGCGACGCGGTCGGGCGCAAGCTGGCCTATGTCCGCAACCACGCCTTCTTCGATGCGCCCACGCCGTCTTCATCTTCATGCCCGAGCCGTTCGATACGCGCGAGGCCACTGATATCGGCATGTACGCGCAAACCCTGA
- a CDS encoding nitroreductase family protein, whose protein sequence is MPEPFDTREATDIGMYAQTLMLAFIARGIASCAQGALGLFPDIVRAQLGIPGHQKLLFGISFGYEDIDVKANAARADRAPMDDVVRFHR, encoded by the coding sequence ATGCCCGAGCCGTTCGATACGCGCGAGGCCACTGATATCGGCATGTACGCGCAAACCCTGATGCTCGCGTTCATCGCCCGCGGCATCGCCTCCTGCGCGCAGGGCGCGCTCGGATTGTTTCCGGACATTGTTCGCGCGCAGCTTGGAATTCCCGGTCATCAAAAACTGCTGTTCGGTATCTCGTTTGGCTATGAGGATATCGACGTCAAGGCCAATGCGGCGCGCGCCGACCGGGCCCCGATGGATGACGTCGTGCGCTTCCACCGCTGA
- a CDS encoding CaiB/BaiF CoA transferase family protein: MTGPLHGFRIVEMGGIGPAPFAGALLGDLGADVLRIDRVPRPGVEPDLPARFDFYNRNKRSVALDLKQPQAVATVLQLVAQADALTEGFRPSVMERLGLGPDACHAVNPRLVYARMTGWGQQGPMSQEAGHDINYLALTGALHCLGDADRPPPPPLNLVADLGGGALYLTVGLLAATMEARQSGKGQTIDVAMIDGVTHLMSAFQAFRQQGSWTERRADNIVDGGAPFYGSYATRDGKFIAVGAIEPHFYANLLNVMGLRAGELPDQNDRASWPQMRQRFAEIFARRTRDEWVAAAMGRDACLAPVLTIDEAPAHPQMQARSAYAMFDGVRHPSPAPRFSRTPSALHTPPPPPGRDTRQALADWGVSPEQIAVLESARAIAG; the protein is encoded by the coding sequence TTGACCGGACCGTTGCATGGCTTTCGCATCGTCGAGATGGGCGGGATCGGCCCGGCTCCCTTTGCCGGCGCGCTGCTTGGCGATCTCGGTGCGGACGTGCTGCGGATCGATCGCGTTCCTCGGCCGGGCGTCGAACCGGACCTGCCGGCGCGGTTCGACTTTTACAACCGCAATAAGCGTTCGGTCGCGCTGGATCTCAAGCAGCCGCAAGCCGTCGCAACGGTGCTGCAACTCGTCGCGCAGGCCGATGCGCTGACCGAGGGCTTCAGGCCCTCGGTGATGGAACGGCTTGGCCTTGGGCCCGACGCCTGCCATGCCGTGAACCCGCGTCTGGTCTATGCACGCATGACCGGCTGGGGGCAGCAAGGGCCGATGTCGCAGGAGGCGGGGCATGACATCAATTATCTTGCACTGACCGGCGCACTGCATTGCCTCGGAGACGCGGACCGCCCGCCGCCGCCCCCGCTCAATCTCGTTGCGGACCTCGGAGGCGGCGCGCTCTATCTCACGGTCGGCCTGCTTGCCGCGACCATGGAGGCGCGGCAATCGGGCAAAGGACAGACCATCGACGTCGCCATGATCGACGGCGTGACGCATCTGATGTCGGCGTTCCAGGCGTTCCGCCAGCAGGGCAGCTGGACTGAGCGGCGCGCCGACAATATCGTCGACGGCGGCGCACCCTTCTACGGCAGCTACGCGACCAGGGACGGCAAGTTCATTGCTGTCGGCGCGATCGAGCCGCATTTTTATGCCAATCTGTTGAACGTGATGGGACTCAGGGCAGGGGAACTGCCCGACCAGAACGACCGCGCATCCTGGCCGCAGATGCGCCAGCGCTTCGCAGAGATCTTCGCCCGGCGAACGCGCGACGAATGGGTCGCCGCTGCGATGGGGCGCGACGCCTGTCTCGCGCCGGTCTTAACCATCGACGAGGCGCCCGCGCATCCGCAGATGCAGGCGCGAAGCGCCTACGCCATGTTCGATGGGGTTCGGCACCCGAGCCCGGCGCCGCGATTCTCGCGCACACCGTCTGCGCTTCACACACCGCCGCCGCCGCCGGGTCGCGATACCCGGCAGGCGCTCGCGGACTGGGGCGTTTCGCCGGAGCAGATCGCGGTGCTGGAATCGGCCCGCGCCATCGCGGGATGA
- a CDS encoding MFS transporter has protein sequence MTESYPIGPLSSPHIAAAGSDSTRLRGEVSSSRDSAPSLDIGHLLDHGPWTVLQKIVVFIAALSIIMDGFDGQLIGFAVPVLIKEWGVTRGDFAPALAAGLIGMGIGSAFAGLLADRFGRRGAVIVSVMVFGLATFCIGFAANLWHIGALRFIAGLGIGGALPSSTTVAAEFTPARRRTLAITATIVCVPLGGMLAGLFASVVLPNLGWRALFFLGGTLAVLLGFLLLLILPETPRFLVRRRARWAELRRLVGRMSRPVTADVVFTDLGEQRIEKREGFLALFERGRARDTIALWCAFFLNLLAVYSAFTWLPTMLTSEGLDVAIAGAGLTAYNFGGVLGALTCAMAITRYGSRWPLLLCSLLGAATALYLTRVNIALEASILIAGFGVQGFFANAVQSTMYAVCAYVYPTSVRATGTASALAFGRLGAILSAFAGAAVITVGGKDGYLLMLGVAMIGLTLSLAVVGRHIPARKT, from the coding sequence GTGACAGAGTCGTACCCCATAGGCCCCTTGTCTTCGCCGCACATCGCGGCAGCCGGCTCCGATTCAACTCGCCTTCGTGGTGAGGTGAGCAGCAGCCGCGACAGCGCACCCTCGCTGGACATCGGGCACCTCCTTGATCATGGCCCCTGGACCGTCCTGCAGAAGATCGTCGTCTTCATCGCCGCCCTATCGATCATCATGGACGGATTCGACGGACAGCTGATTGGCTTCGCTGTCCCAGTTCTGATCAAGGAGTGGGGCGTTACCCGCGGTGACTTTGCTCCCGCCCTTGCCGCTGGGCTGATCGGAATGGGAATAGGAAGCGCCTTCGCCGGCCTCCTCGCTGACCGGTTCGGACGACGCGGCGCCGTGATCGTGAGCGTGATGGTTTTCGGGCTGGCAACCTTCTGCATCGGCTTCGCGGCCAACCTCTGGCACATCGGCGCGCTGCGATTTATCGCTGGACTCGGCATTGGCGGAGCCTTGCCGAGCTCCACCACCGTTGCGGCGGAATTCACACCCGCACGACGGCGGACGCTTGCCATTACGGCGACGATCGTCTGTGTCCCGCTTGGAGGCATGCTAGCCGGCCTGTTCGCCAGCGTCGTCCTGCCAAACCTCGGTTGGAGGGCCCTGTTCTTTCTTGGTGGAACTCTGGCCGTGCTCCTTGGCTTCCTTCTGCTCCTCATTCTCCCGGAAACGCCGCGCTTTCTCGTGCGCCGGAGGGCGCGTTGGGCCGAGCTGCGCCGGCTCGTCGGGCGCATGTCGCGACCGGTTACAGCCGATGTTGTCTTCACAGATTTGGGCGAGCAAAGAATCGAGAAACGCGAGGGATTTCTTGCATTGTTCGAGAGGGGCCGCGCGCGCGACACGATCGCGCTCTGGTGCGCCTTCTTTCTCAACCTGCTTGCCGTCTATAGCGCCTTCACTTGGCTGCCGACGATGCTGACGTCCGAAGGGCTGGACGTCGCAATCGCGGGGGCCGGTTTGACGGCCTACAACTTCGGAGGCGTGCTCGGCGCATTGACATGCGCCATGGCCATCACCCGGTACGGCTCGCGATGGCCGCTCCTGCTGTGCAGCCTCCTCGGCGCCGCCACCGCGCTTTACCTGACCCGCGTGAACATCGCGCTGGAGGCAAGCATTCTGATAGCAGGGTTCGGTGTGCAGGGCTTCTTCGCCAATGCGGTGCAGTCGACCATGTATGCCGTGTGCGCGTATGTCTACCCGACCTCAGTCCGGGCCACGGGCACGGCCTCCGCCCTCGCTTTTGGCCGGCTTGGAGCCATCCTCAGTGCCTTTGCCGGTGCAGCCGTAATCACGGTCGGCGGAAAGGACGGCTATCTCCTGATGCTGGGCGTCGCCATGATCGGTCTCACCCTCTCACTCGCTGTCGTTGGTCGCCACATCCCCGCGCGCAAAACGTGA
- a CDS encoding aldehyde dehydrogenase, whose translation MNTISMLIGGEQRPATGNATFERLNPLDGQIATRAPAATAPDAVAAVEAAAAAFPSWSATGPSERRALLIKAAHALEAKAPAFAASIAAETGGSGIWAGFNVHLAAGMLLEAAAMTTQISGEIIPSDVPGSFAMAVRQPAGVVLGMAPWNAPVILGVRAIALPLACGNAVVLRGSELCPATHGLIVEAFKEAGFPKSVVNYVTNAPSDAGPVVEAMIAHPAVRRVNFTGSTRVGKIIAATCAKYLKPAVLELGGKAPLVVLDDADIDAAVNAAAFGAFANSGQICMSTERIIVDEAIADEFVRRLADKASRLPLGDPRKGPVVLGSVVDMTTVKRCNDLIDDALAKGAKLLCGGKADSTLMPATLIDHVTSAMRIYSEESFGPIKPIVRVKGEDAAIACANDNAYGLSSAVFTRDTSRGMRVASRIQSGICHINGPTVHDEAQMPFGGVKDSGYGRFGGKSGIAEFTDTRWMTIQTSERHYPF comes from the coding sequence ATGAACACGATTTCGATGTTGATCGGCGGCGAGCAACGACCGGCCACCGGTAACGCCACCTTCGAGCGGCTCAATCCGCTCGATGGCCAGATTGCAACGCGAGCACCGGCAGCCACAGCGCCCGATGCGGTTGCAGCCGTGGAAGCCGCCGCAGCAGCCTTCCCGAGCTGGTCTGCCACAGGTCCCTCGGAGCGCCGTGCCCTTCTGATCAAGGCAGCGCACGCGCTGGAAGCCAAGGCCCCAGCATTTGCCGCGTCCATCGCTGCAGAGACTGGCGGCTCGGGGATCTGGGCTGGGTTCAACGTCCATCTCGCGGCCGGCATGCTGCTCGAAGCCGCGGCGATGACGACGCAGATCAGCGGCGAGATCATTCCCTCCGATGTGCCCGGCAGCTTCGCGATGGCGGTGCGGCAACCCGCCGGGGTGGTCCTGGGCATGGCGCCCTGGAATGCGCCTGTGATCCTCGGCGTGCGAGCGATCGCGCTTCCGCTGGCTTGCGGAAACGCCGTCGTTCTGAGGGGGTCCGAGCTGTGCCCCGCAACCCACGGGCTGATCGTCGAGGCGTTCAAGGAAGCCGGCTTTCCCAAGAGCGTCGTCAACTACGTCACCAACGCTCCGTCGGACGCAGGACCTGTCGTCGAAGCGATGATCGCGCATCCCGCCGTGCGCCGGGTCAATTTCACGGGATCGACCCGCGTCGGAAAGATCATCGCCGCGACGTGCGCGAAGTACCTCAAGCCAGCGGTCCTCGAACTCGGAGGCAAGGCGCCGCTCGTTGTTCTTGATGATGCCGACATCGACGCCGCCGTGAACGCAGCGGCGTTTGGTGCCTTTGCGAATTCGGGACAGATCTGCATGTCGACCGAGCGGATCATCGTTGATGAGGCTATCGCAGACGAGTTTGTGCGCCGTCTCGCCGACAAGGCGTCCAGGCTGCCGCTTGGCGATCCGCGAAAGGGCCCCGTCGTTCTCGGCTCCGTCGTCGACATGACCACCGTCAAGCGTTGCAACGACCTCATCGATGACGCACTCGCGAAAGGTGCGAAACTGCTCTGCGGCGGGAAAGCTGATTCCACGCTGATGCCGGCCACGCTGATCGACCACGTCACATCCGCTATGCGCATTTACAGCGAGGAGTCCTTCGGACCGATCAAGCCGATCGTTCGGGTCAAGGGCGAGGACGCAGCGATCGCCTGCGCAAACGACAATGCCTACGGCTTGTCGTCCGCCGTGTTCACCAGGGATACATCGAGAGGCATGCGCGTCGCCTCGCGCATTCAATCCGGGATCTGCCACATCAATGGCCCCACCGTGCATGACGAGGCTCAGATGCCGTTCGGAGGGGTCAAGGACAGCGGGTACGGACGATTTGGCGGCAAGTCTGGAATCGCGGAGTTCACAGACACTCGCTGGATGACCATTCAGACAAGCGAACGACACTATCCGTTCTGA